The nucleotide window GTCAGCCGCAATTACCTGTTGTACCCGGACAACCAGGTGTTAATCCTACTGCACCCCCTGTCCCAGTCCCTGGTGCTACTATTGCTCCGCCAAAGGCTGATTCTGTTCCGAAGAGGTAGAGTTGATTCTGCCAATTTATAGAGGTAGAGGCGCGATCTTTAACTTACGGTAGTAGTTATAAAGATAATTTTTCACGCCTCTACTTCTTGAAAGGGAGTAATAAAAATATGGATTTTATTGATCTTTTGATTGCATGGCTGGTATCAGCTTCTAGCTTACTGATTATTTCCCAAATACCTGTAGGCGTAGAAATTGATAGTACCCCGAAAGCATTTGTTTCAGCAGCCGTGCTGGGAATTGTTGCGGCTATAGTTAGACCAATTATGGGACTTGTGTTTGCAATTCCCAACTTTTTGACGTTTAACTTGCTGTCAGGGCTTTTCACGTTTATTGTTACGGTTGCAACTTTCATGATTGCAGCGTCTCTGGTACAGGGATTCCGCTTGCGGTTGGGGATTTGGAGTGCGGTAATCGGTGCGATCGCGCTTTCTTTAGTCAGCAACCTGATCTACAACTTTATCTAGACGCTGTAGTTGAAAATATAACCCTATAATTGAACCGCCTGGATGTGAAAGATTCAGGCGGTTTGCGTGTAA belongs to Funiculus sociatus GB2-C1 and includes:
- a CDS encoding phage holin family protein; protein product: MDFIDLLIAWLVSASSLLIISQIPVGVEIDSTPKAFVSAAVLGIVAAIVRPIMGLVFAIPNFLTFNLLSGLFTFIVTVATFMIAASLVQGFRLRLGIWSAVIGAIALSLVSNLIYNFI